A genomic stretch from Erwinia sp. E_sp_B01_1 includes:
- a CDS encoding VOC family protein, with protein MALSAPVARLDHVVINVSDRLDQASAQFKRLGFQLTERGHHTLGSSNHLAVFGDNYLELLGFEAGRGELRKDLWQSPPGLSGLVWKTEDAAAVWRYLESKDIDGEPPASFSRPVLLPDGEEDQARFQTVRLRPTLVPNGRSFFCQHETPHAVWQDAWRQHPNGVTDIVEFVVVAQDPASAALPYSRLFGPERVTACDEGAFVLKAGVATVRFACTDYVIQRFAGLPLDYNGSARMAGLSLRSKSLSDVKACLTAVDVPFQEDEHAIVVDAEHAFGVALRFQQ; from the coding sequence ATGGCTTTATCTGCACCCGTTGCCCGCCTCGATCATGTAGTTATCAATGTTTCAGATCGTCTGGATCAGGCCAGCGCGCAGTTTAAGCGACTGGGCTTTCAGCTCACCGAACGCGGCCACCATACCCTCGGCTCCAGTAATCATCTGGCGGTGTTTGGCGATAATTACCTTGAACTGCTGGGCTTTGAAGCCGGGCGTGGCGAACTGCGCAAGGATCTCTGGCAGTCGCCGCCGGGGCTCAGCGGTTTAGTCTGGAAAACCGAGGATGCCGCAGCGGTATGGCGTTATCTGGAGAGTAAGGACATCGACGGTGAACCGCCAGCCAGCTTTTCCAGGCCAGTGCTCTTACCAGATGGCGAGGAAGACCAGGCGCGTTTTCAGACCGTGCGCTTACGCCCGACGCTGGTGCCGAACGGGCGCAGCTTTTTTTGCCAGCATGAAACACCGCATGCAGTGTGGCAGGATGCGTGGCGGCAGCATCCGAATGGCGTGACGGATATCGTGGAATTTGTGGTGGTAGCCCAGGATCCCGCCTCAGCAGCACTGCCCTACAGCCGTTTGTTTGGCCCTGAAAGGGTGACAGCCTGTGATGAAGGAGCTTTTGTATTAAAAGCAGGGGTTGCGACGGTGCGTTTTGCCTGTACAGACTATGTTATACAACGTTTCGCAGGCTTGCCGCTGGATTACAATGGCAGCGCGCGAATGGCGGGTTTAAGTCTGCGCAGCAAAAGCCTGTCAGATGTTAAAGCTTGTTTAACCGCAGTCGACGTCCCGTTCCAGGAAGATGAGCACGCGATCGTTGTCGACGCAGAACACGCATTTGGTGTGGCGTTAAGATTTCAGCAGTAG
- a CDS encoding glutathione S-transferase family protein, which produces MLTIWGRKTSSNVQALMWCIGEMGLPYKRHDVGHKYAGTDSDEFYALNPNRTVPILKDGSNPPLWETGAILRYLANRYGADSFWPAELLAKTDVDRWAEWSKLNIAQAFTAPIFWRVVRTPADKQDIGAIRSAVDYFETKLQIAEERLGKHDFLAGDKLTLADIQFGHVLYRYYDIHIERKALPYVQAYYRRLTARPAFCEHVMIAYDELRAELP; this is translated from the coding sequence GTGCTAACAATATGGGGAAGGAAAACTTCATCGAACGTGCAGGCCCTGATGTGGTGTATAGGGGAAATGGGGTTGCCTTACAAACGTCACGATGTAGGCCATAAATATGCTGGTACAGACTCTGATGAGTTTTATGCCCTTAATCCCAACCGTACCGTGCCGATATTAAAGGATGGCTCCAATCCTCCACTATGGGAAACCGGAGCCATTTTACGTTACCTGGCTAACCGGTATGGCGCTGACAGCTTCTGGCCCGCTGAACTGTTAGCTAAAACCGATGTTGATCGATGGGCGGAGTGGTCAAAGTTGAACATCGCTCAGGCATTTACTGCCCCGATATTCTGGCGAGTTGTTCGCACTCCAGCAGATAAACAGGATATTGGTGCTATCAGGTCAGCAGTCGATTATTTTGAGACAAAACTTCAGATTGCAGAGGAACGTCTGGGGAAACACGACTTTTTAGCAGGGGATAAGCTGACTCTGGCAGACATCCAGTTCGGTCATGTACTTTACCGTTATTATGATATCCATATTGAACGGAAGGCCCTTCCATATGTACAGGCTTATTACAGGCGCCTTACTGCCCGCCCGGCTTTCTGTGAACATGTAATGATTGCATATGATGAGCTAAGGGCAGAACTTCCTTAA
- the rpe gene encoding ribulose-phosphate 3-epimerase, which yields MSKQFCPSLMCVDFSRLAEELASLEEAGASLFHIDVMDGHFVPNFALGPEDIKAVAKLTTLPYDVHLMVTNPDPYIDRFADLGCSLIYVHAEAPLHLHRTLSHIRARGIKAGVALNPGTPLSLLEEVLDVVDVVLVMSVDPGFAGQPFIAASVSKVHRLRALLQQQNSSALIAIDGAISPEVVRELFDDVDMFILGTAGLFRKGMTYRQAIKVLNSQVRFTRSLAE from the coding sequence ATGAGTAAGCAATTTTGCCCGTCGCTGATGTGCGTGGATTTTTCCCGGCTGGCTGAAGAGCTGGCGAGCCTGGAAGAGGCCGGCGCTTCGCTGTTTCATATTGATGTGATGGATGGTCATTTTGTTCCCAATTTCGCTCTGGGTCCGGAGGATATCAAAGCGGTGGCGAAACTGACCACGCTGCCTTACGACGTCCATCTGATGGTGACCAATCCGGATCCTTACATCGATCGTTTTGCTGACCTTGGCTGTAGCCTGATCTATGTGCATGCCGAAGCGCCTCTCCATCTGCATCGCACATTAAGTCACATCCGCGCCAGGGGAATCAAAGCGGGTGTGGCTCTTAATCCGGGGACGCCACTGAGTCTCCTCGAAGAAGTGCTGGATGTTGTTGATGTGGTGCTGGTGATGTCGGTAGATCCAGGCTTTGCAGGGCAGCCGTTTATTGCAGCCTCAGTGAGTAAGGTTCACCGTCTGAGGGCGTTGTTGCAGCAGCAAAACAGCTCCGCGCTTATCGCTATTGATGGGGCGATATCCCCGGAGGTTGTGCGGGAGCTGTTTGATGACGTTGACATGTTTATCCTGGGGACGGCGGGTTTATTTCGAAAAGGCATGACCTACCGGCAGGCGATAAAGGTGTTGAACTCGCAGGTCAGGTTTACCCGGTCGCTTGCTGAATAG
- the rpiB gene encoding ribose 5-phosphate isomerase B codes for MNIALGCDHVGLILRQAITEHLINRGHTVIFYGTDSEARTDYPLYARAVARAVASGEADRGIVICGSGIGISIAANKVNGIRAVVCSEPYSARLSREHNNTNVLALGSRVTGSGLAMMIVDAWLEAQFDGGRHQQRLEMITDIEKEQK; via the coding sequence ATGAACATTGCGTTGGGTTGCGATCATGTCGGCTTAATTCTCAGACAGGCCATCACGGAACATCTTATTAACCGTGGTCACACCGTTATTTTTTATGGCACGGACAGCGAGGCCAGAACGGATTATCCGCTTTACGCCAGAGCTGTTGCCCGGGCTGTTGCCAGCGGGGAAGCCGATCGCGGCATCGTTATATGTGGCTCAGGCATTGGTATTTCCATCGCGGCCAATAAAGTGAATGGGATCAGGGCAGTGGTTTGCAGTGAACCCTATTCGGCCCGGCTCTCTCGTGAGCATAACAATACGAACGTGCTGGCTCTGGGTTCAAGAGTGACAGGCTCCGGGCTGGCGATGATGATTGTTGATGCCTGGCTGGAAGCGCAGTTTGACGGTGGCCGCCATCAGCAGCGGCTGGAAATGATTACGGATATTGAAAAGGAGCAAAAATGA
- a CDS encoding PTS transporter subunit EIIC: MKINLNFGILQRIGRAFMLPVALLPVAGLLLGIGASFTNTTTIDSYGLRALLGDETILHALLTVMKSAGSVVFSNLPLLFAIGVAMGMAKKEKDVAAISGAIGFLIMHATINAMLEIKGMLVPGVLPDGSLGLTLGIHSLQMGVFGGVIAGLGVAALHNRYYRIELPATLSFFGGTRFVPIISAVSYLGVGILMFFIWPAIQNGILHLGALVNSAGYAGTFIYGLIERALIPFGLHHVFYMPFWQTGIGGTAIIDGIAVFGAQNIFFAELASPSTQQFSVEATRFMAGKFPFYLFGIPGAALAIYHTARPEKRRLVMGLLLSATLTAVLTGITEPIEFSFLFAAPLLYVLHCLLAGLSFMFCHLFSVGVGQTFSGSLIDFVLFGVMQGNAKTHWVNAILIGIPLFPVYYFSFRFLINRLAFKTPGREDDARETKLYTRKDLAARNEQNNPAESVPELIISGLGGVTNIVDIDCCATRLRITVIDEECVDDDVLKRSGAKGVIRKDKGVQIIYGPHVTLIKSSLEDLFADTEGK, translated from the coding sequence ATGAAAATAAACCTCAACTTTGGCATTCTGCAACGGATAGGTCGCGCCTTTATGCTGCCTGTTGCGCTACTTCCGGTCGCCGGGCTGTTGCTGGGCATCGGTGCCTCATTCACCAATACCACCACAATTGACTCTTATGGACTGCGTGCTCTGCTGGGCGATGAGACGATACTTCACGCTTTGCTGACTGTGATGAAAAGTGCTGGCAGCGTGGTTTTTTCTAATCTGCCGCTGCTGTTCGCCATTGGTGTGGCCATGGGAATGGCAAAAAAAGAGAAGGACGTGGCGGCCATCTCGGGAGCAATAGGCTTCCTGATTATGCATGCCACTATAAACGCCATGCTGGAAATCAAAGGCATGCTGGTGCCGGGAGTTTTACCCGACGGATCGCTTGGCTTAACACTTGGCATTCACTCTTTGCAGATGGGGGTATTTGGTGGGGTTATCGCCGGACTGGGTGTGGCAGCCCTGCATAATCGCTATTACCGGATTGAACTTCCGGCGACATTGTCCTTTTTTGGCGGTACGCGCTTTGTTCCCATCATCTCAGCGGTCAGCTATCTGGGCGTGGGGATCCTGATGTTTTTTATCTGGCCCGCTATCCAGAACGGCATTCTGCATTTAGGTGCGCTGGTTAACAGTGCCGGTTATGCCGGAACCTTTATTTACGGGCTGATTGAACGAGCGCTGATCCCTTTTGGTTTGCATCACGTGTTCTATATGCCTTTCTGGCAGACAGGTATTGGTGGAACCGCCATTATCGATGGAATAGCCGTCTTTGGTGCGCAAAATATATTCTTTGCCGAACTGGCCAGCCCGTCTACACAGCAATTTTCGGTTGAAGCTACCCGCTTTATGGCCGGTAAGTTCCCGTTCTATCTGTTTGGCATTCCTGGTGCGGCCCTGGCCATTTACCATACCGCAAGGCCTGAAAAACGCCGGCTGGTGATGGGCCTGTTGCTCTCAGCCACGCTGACGGCGGTATTGACAGGAATCACCGAACCGATCGAATTCTCTTTCCTGTTCGCCGCACCTTTGCTCTATGTCCTGCACTGCCTCCTGGCCGGATTATCATTTATGTTTTGCCACCTGTTTAGCGTGGGCGTCGGGCAAACTTTTTCAGGCAGCCTGATTGATTTCGTGCTGTTTGGCGTAATGCAGGGCAATGCGAAAACTCACTGGGTGAATGCCATTCTGATTGGTATCCCCTTATTCCCGGTTTATTACTTCAGCTTCCGTTTCCTGATCAACCGTCTGGCTTTCAAAACGCCGGGCCGGGAGGATGATGCCCGGGAGACAAAACTTTATACACGTAAAGATCTGGCTGCCAGGAATGAGCAAAATAATCCCGCTGAGTCAGTCCCGGAATTGATTATTTCCGGGTTGGGTGGGGTGACTAATATCGTGGATATTGACTGCTGTGCCACGCGTCTGCGGATCACCGTGATCGATGAAGAATGTGTGGATGACGATGTCCTGAAAAGGAGTGGTGCCAAAGGCGTCATTCGTAAAGACAAAGGGGTTCAGATTATCTATGGCCCGCATGTCACCCTGATTAAATCAAGCCTGGAAGATCTATTTGCAGATACCGAAGGAAAATAG
- a CDS encoding SIS domain-containing protein has protein sequence MSLSQLNATERRITEWLITKGNITGNTSLREVAVTLGVSEPLLVKVAKKIGFSGYRELRSALHDYFSVLPYEREEEITEHDSLDTVLNKVFSNSIQALKEARSVADTSVISKAARMIFQARRVIIFGVGGSASVGLDFEHKLLRIGILSHTYSDHHLMLMAASQFDHQDVVVAISQTGDTLEMINAVKTARSHQAKVVCITKDEGTPLSQCADLAIFSPSMGGPLLGQNAVARVIQLNLLDSLFIAILLEDFPNNSEKLARGLEIVSPLHGGVKSSC, from the coding sequence ATGTCTTTGTCCCAGCTCAATGCCACAGAACGCAGAATTACTGAATGGCTGATTACTAAAGGCAATATCACGGGAAACACCAGTTTGCGTGAAGTTGCTGTAACGCTTGGTGTCTCTGAACCTTTGCTGGTTAAAGTGGCCAAGAAGATAGGCTTTTCAGGTTATCGCGAGTTACGCAGCGCCCTGCACGACTATTTCAGCGTACTGCCCTATGAACGTGAAGAGGAGATTACGGAACATGACAGTCTGGATACGGTATTAAATAAAGTTTTTTCAAACAGCATTCAGGCATTGAAAGAAGCCCGCTCGGTGGCTGATACCTCGGTGATAAGCAAAGCTGCACGGATGATTTTTCAGGCGCGGAGGGTGATTATTTTTGGCGTTGGGGGCTCTGCATCGGTAGGCCTGGATTTTGAGCACAAACTTCTGCGGATCGGCATCCTTAGCCATACCTACAGCGATCACCACCTGATGCTGATGGCAGCCAGCCAGTTTGATCACCAGGATGTGGTTGTAGCAATATCCCAGACTGGCGACACCCTGGAGATGATCAACGCCGTTAAAACGGCGCGCTCGCATCAGGCAAAGGTTGTCTGCATCACCAAAGACGAGGGTACCCCACTTTCACAGTGTGCCGATCTCGCCATTTTCAGCCCCTCAATGGGCGGCCCGCTGCTCGGTCAGAATGCTGTGGCCAGGGTGATTCAGCTTAACCTGCTGGACAGCCTGTTTATTGCTATCCTGCTGGAAGATTTCCCGAACAATAGCGAAAAACTGGCACGAGGACTGGAAATTGTCAGCCCGCTGCATGGTGGTGTTAAGTCATCCTGTTAA
- a CDS encoding YdbL family protein, with protein sequence MKQLKSLVVALLLLSPAALAVTLDQARQQGLVGETLSGYIAPLKQDPDTQALVVRINQGRMQHYQTLAQRNNLTTAEVGRIAGQKLVERAAPGEYVRGINGQWLKKSP encoded by the coding sequence ATGAAACAGCTAAAAAGCCTTGTGGTAGCCCTTTTATTGCTGTCACCCGCCGCCCTGGCGGTGACGCTGGATCAGGCACGCCAGCAGGGGCTGGTAGGGGAAACCCTGTCAGGCTATATCGCGCCTCTTAAGCAGGACCCAGACACTCAGGCCCTGGTGGTACGTATCAATCAGGGGCGGATGCAGCACTATCAGACGCTGGCGCAGCGCAATAATCTGACCACGGCCGAAGTAGGGCGGATTGCCGGACAAAAGCTGGTAGAACGTGCAGCCCCCGGAGAGTACGTCAGGGGCATTAACGGACAGTGGCTAAAAAAATCGCCTTAA
- a CDS encoding YnbE family lipoprotein: protein MIRISLLMPAGILLLSGCVPRIEVAAPKEPITINMNVKIEHEIHIKVDKDVEALLKNQSDLF, encoded by the coding sequence ATGATACGCATTAGCCTGCTGATGCCCGCCGGAATACTGTTGCTCAGCGGCTGTGTTCCCCGCATCGAAGTCGCAGCCCCAAAGGAACCGATCACCATCAATATGAACGTCAAAATTGAGCATGAAATTCATATCAAGGTGGATAAAGATGTTGAGGCGTTGTTAAAAAACCAGAGCGATCTGTTCTGA
- a CDS encoding YdbH family protein, protein MSRGWKVVISVVLIVLLSIASLLLTVTQWLPKLVGLWLPVNTTLVMEENPRWQSGKLLLPGLVYQVADCKLAAVKALALGRTAGRWTLNADSLTIDSTCASKLPAGEASAPRSLADWQAMLPGADIAITHLSISPWQAWGGALKLSLDSKTQKVTYKSQNLSLQADLTGQQLAIQSLTLNAPGVPEPITLAGTLNLPAIPNALPDEGKLTGNVSLQGISAPLKVNLDWQQQQGQMVVHQQGEEQALVTLPWKISDQQILIQQGQWRWPYAAQPLSGGVTLSLKEWQKGIPATEITGRLNVLTQGRGGKGNVVLTLGPGHLDWADSGLPFRITGESKLAQLQFYAGLPGEVQGPLLDPKLVLQPGALLRMRGRLLSTLEVDEARWPLAGVTVSSAGIGGRLQAILTAHDAQMGRFRLHLDGRATDFWPDKGQWLWRYWGEGYMAPLSAKWDMSGRGRWQDRLIELSSLSTGFDQISYGNVKVRAPRLKLDAPVHWQRDSDHPAFEGRFRLDAQRTTFAEGGYLPPARLELALKGRDPATFNYKGSLQAEAIGPVRVQGRWDGERLRGQAWWPEQPLSVFQPLLSDDLKMKIQDGTLKAQVAFSAASDQGFEAGGHWVVSQGSIWMPDNVINGIDFSLPFRLKAHQWYFGAKGPVSLRIKEVRNQFALHNINADLQGWYPWNDRQPLRLSNVAVDVLGGQLSLESLQVPQTEAATLRLNNISMSELVTALKPKQIAMSGHINGALPLWLNNPHWLIKDGWIANSGPLTVRLDKDFADAIASSNIAAGAAMDWLRYMEISRSWATLDIDNLGGLTLKAEVNGTSRFSDKNQRVSLNYTQQENLFQLWRSLRFGDNLQSWIEQNAALPTHKETINDTH, encoded by the coding sequence ATCTCCCGTGGCTGGAAGGTGGTCATTTCGGTGGTGCTGATTGTACTGCTGTCGATCGCCAGCCTGTTGCTGACTGTGACCCAATGGCTACCGAAGCTGGTAGGGCTGTGGCTGCCCGTTAACACCACGCTGGTGATGGAGGAGAATCCGCGCTGGCAGTCGGGAAAGCTATTGCTACCCGGCCTGGTTTACCAGGTTGCCGACTGTAAGCTGGCAGCAGTAAAAGCGCTGGCTCTGGGGCGGACAGCGGGACGATGGACCCTGAACGCAGACAGTCTGACTATTGACAGCACCTGTGCCAGCAAACTTCCTGCCGGTGAAGCCAGCGCGCCACGTTCTCTGGCCGACTGGCAGGCGATGCTGCCCGGTGCAGATATCGCCATCACTCATCTCAGTATCTCCCCCTGGCAGGCCTGGGGCGGGGCGCTTAAGCTCAGTCTGGACAGCAAAACACAAAAAGTTACTTATAAAAGCCAAAACCTCTCTTTGCAGGCTGACCTTACCGGACAACAGTTAGCCATTCAGTCATTAACGCTCAATGCGCCAGGTGTTCCGGAGCCCATCACTTTAGCGGGAACCCTGAATTTACCCGCGATCCCCAATGCATTACCGGATGAGGGAAAGCTCACGGGCAATGTCTCATTACAGGGCATTTCTGCCCCGCTGAAGGTTAATCTGGACTGGCAGCAGCAGCAGGGACAAATGGTGGTGCATCAGCAGGGTGAGGAGCAGGCGCTGGTGACGCTGCCGTGGAAAATTTCTGACCAGCAAATTCTCATCCAGCAGGGCCAGTGGCGCTGGCCTTATGCCGCTCAACCGCTCTCTGGCGGGGTGACGCTTTCGCTGAAAGAGTGGCAGAAGGGCATTCCGGCGACAGAGATAACCGGCAGGCTGAACGTGCTGACTCAGGGGCGCGGCGGCAAGGGTAACGTGGTGCTGACGCTGGGGCCGGGGCATCTGGACTGGGCTGACAGCGGGTTACCCTTCCGTATCACCGGCGAAAGCAAGCTTGCACAGTTACAGTTTTACGCAGGTCTGCCCGGAGAAGTACAGGGGCCATTGCTGGACCCAAAACTCGTCCTCCAACCCGGCGCGCTGTTGCGCATGCGCGGGAGGCTGCTCTCCACGCTGGAAGTGGATGAGGCGCGCTGGCCGCTGGCTGGCGTCACCGTTTCATCTGCCGGAATAGGGGGCCGGTTACAGGCCATTCTCACCGCTCACGATGCGCAGATGGGCCGTTTCCGGCTGCATCTTGATGGCCGCGCTACTGATTTCTGGCCGGATAAAGGGCAGTGGCTCTGGCGCTACTGGGGCGAAGGCTATATGGCCCCGCTCTCAGCAAAATGGGACATGAGCGGACGAGGGCGCTGGCAGGATCGGCTGATTGAACTGTCGTCACTCTCTACCGGCTTCGACCAGATCAGCTACGGGAATGTGAAGGTTCGTGCGCCTCGTCTGAAACTCGACGCGCCGGTTCACTGGCAGCGGGACAGCGACCATCCTGCTTTTGAAGGCAGGTTCCGGCTGGATGCTCAGCGCACAACCTTCGCTGAAGGCGGCTATCTTCCCCCTGCCAGGCTCGAACTGGCACTGAAGGGGCGCGATCCTGCCACATTTAACTATAAAGGTTCGCTACAGGCTGAAGCTATTGGTCCGGTACGCGTGCAGGGGCGTTGGGATGGTGAACGCCTCAGGGGCCAGGCCTGGTGGCCAGAGCAGCCTCTGTCAGTATTCCAGCCGCTGCTCAGTGACGATCTGAAGATGAAAATTCAGGATGGCACGCTGAAAGCGCAGGTCGCTTTCTCAGCAGCCAGCGATCAGGGTTTTGAAGCCGGTGGGCACTGGGTGGTCAGTCAGGGCAGCATCTGGATGCCGGATAACGTCATCAACGGCATCGATTTTTCACTGCCGTTCCGCCTCAAAGCGCATCAGTGGTATTTCGGTGCAAAAGGGCCGGTTTCCCTGCGGATCAAAGAGGTCCGCAATCAGTTTGCCCTGCACAATATCAACGCAGATCTCCAGGGCTGGTACCCGTGGAACGACCGTCAGCCGTTGCGCCTGAGCAACGTGGCTGTGGATGTGTTGGGTGGGCAACTCAGCCTGGAAAGTTTGCAGGTTCCGCAGACGGAAGCGGCCACGCTAAGGCTGAACAATATCAGCATGAGCGAACTGGTCACGGCGTTAAAACCCAAACAGATTGCCATGTCCGGCCATATCAACGGGGCACTGCCGTTATGGCTGAACAATCCGCACTGGCTGATTAAAGACGGGTGGATAGCCAACAGCGGCCCGCTGACGGTCAGGCTGGATAAGGACTTCGCCGATGCCATCGCCAGCAGTAACATTGCGGCTGGGGCGGCGATGGACTGGCTGCGTTACATGGAGATTTCGCGCAGTTGGGCCACCCTGGACATCGATAATCTCGGCGGATTGACCCTGAAGGCTGAGGTCAATGGCACCAGCCGATTCAGCGATAAAAATCAGCGCGTGTCGCTTAACTACACGCAGCAGGAAAATCTCTTTCAACTCTGGCGCAGCCTGCGCTTTGGCGATAATTTGCAATCCTGGATAGAGCAAAATGCCGCGCTGCCGACGCACAAGGAAACGATCAATGATACGCATTAG
- a CDS encoding 2-hydroxyacid dehydrogenase: MKLAVYSTKQYDRKYLEQVNREYGFELQFFDFLLTESTAKNAVGCEGICIFVNDDGGRVVLEELAEMGVKFVALRCAGFNNVDLDAARELGIKVVRVPAYSPEAVAEHAVGMMMTLNRRIHRAYQRTRDANFSLEGLIGFNMHGRTAGVVGTGKIGLATLRILKGFGMRLLAFDPWPNPQAQELGAEYVDLQTLFKEADVITLHCPMTPENHHLLNMSAFDQMKDGVMIINTSRGGLIDSQAAIDALKMQKIGSLGMDVYENERDLFFEDKSNDVIQDDIFRRLSACHNVLFTGHQAFLTAEALTSIAETTLKNLQQLESQQVCPNEITEPSA; encoded by the coding sequence ATGAAATTAGCGGTGTACAGTACCAAACAGTACGACCGGAAATACCTTGAGCAGGTCAACAGGGAGTATGGCTTTGAACTGCAATTTTTTGACTTTCTGCTGACCGAGAGCACCGCCAAGAATGCGGTGGGCTGTGAGGGTATCTGCATTTTTGTGAACGACGACGGTGGCCGCGTCGTGCTTGAAGAGCTGGCAGAGATGGGGGTTAAATTTGTGGCTCTGCGCTGTGCCGGTTTCAATAATGTCGATCTGGATGCGGCCAGAGAGCTGGGGATTAAAGTAGTTCGCGTGCCGGCCTATTCTCCGGAGGCCGTGGCGGAACATGCGGTCGGAATGATGATGACCCTTAACCGCCGGATACACCGGGCTTATCAGCGAACACGCGACGCCAATTTTTCCCTCGAAGGCTTAATCGGCTTCAATATGCATGGCCGTACGGCGGGCGTGGTGGGAACCGGGAAAATAGGTCTGGCAACCCTGCGTATCCTGAAAGGCTTTGGTATGCGGCTGCTGGCATTTGATCCCTGGCCCAATCCGCAGGCTCAGGAGCTGGGTGCGGAATATGTCGATCTTCAGACTCTGTTTAAAGAAGCCGACGTGATTACGCTGCACTGCCCGATGACGCCGGAAAATCACCACCTGCTGAATATGTCTGCCTTTGATCAGATGAAAGACGGCGTGATGATTATCAACACCAGTCGCGGCGGATTGATTGATTCTCAGGCCGCGATAGATGCGCTTAAAATGCAGAAGATTGGGTCGCTGGGAATGGACGTTTATGAAAACGAACGCGATCTATTCTTTGAAGATAAATCCAACGACGTCATTCAGGACGATATCTTCCGTCGCCTTTCCGCCTGCCACAACGTGTTGTTTACCGGCCATCAGGCGTTTCTGACGGCAGAAGCGCTGACCAGCATTGCAGAAACCACCCTGAAAAATCTCCAGCAGCTGGAAAGTCAGCAGGTCTGTCCGAACGAGATAACGGAGCCCAGCGCCTGA
- a CDS encoding DUF333 domain-containing protein — protein MKAATFLLVGCALLLSACSSSETDNEPPQQATSAHVPPRVVMSDFAASTCASAGGTLALSRQLDGSSVGMCQLANGRRCGENALSSGSCAR, from the coding sequence ATGAAAGCAGCAACTTTTCTGCTTGTAGGTTGTGCGCTGTTGCTGTCCGCCTGCAGCAGCAGCGAAACCGACAACGAACCGCCGCAGCAGGCAACCAGCGCCCATGTTCCCCCCCGCGTGGTAATGTCTGATTTTGCAGCCAGTACCTGCGCCAGTGCTGGTGGAACGCTGGCCTTATCGCGCCAGCTTGACGGCAGCTCTGTGGGCATGTGCCAGTTAGCAAACGGCCGTCGCTGCGGCGAAAATGCGCTTTCCAGTGGAAGCTGCGCACGCTAA
- a CDS encoding putative quinol monooxygenase — MTDKNILIVAKFTARAGKADELKKVLNAGVKPARAEEGCLHYDLYRSVEDGNVFLFHETWRNAEAVEIHGNQPHFKTLMADAEPLLAQPPEVHKV; from the coding sequence ATGACCGATAAAAATATCCTCATCGTGGCGAAATTCACTGCCCGGGCAGGAAAAGCCGATGAGTTAAAAAAGGTGCTGAACGCGGGAGTAAAACCTGCACGTGCTGAAGAAGGTTGCCTGCATTATGACCTCTATCGCAGCGTGGAAGACGGGAATGTATTCCTGTTTCATGAAACCTGGCGCAATGCAGAAGCAGTGGAAATTCATGGCAACCAGCCACACTTTAAAACGCTGATGGCCGATGCAGAACCCCTGCTGGCCCAACCGCCCGAAGTGCATAAAGTCTGA